A DNA window from Bacteroides cellulosilyticus contains the following coding sequences:
- a CDS encoding sensor histidine kinase, which translates to MRFIKEIHPIKFWLVLAAMVIAVASLYVSHSLISDLSAEERVRMEVWAEAMKNLQTADGNTDLTMVLKVLNANHTIPVIVVDQNEDVQTYRNIELSSADTIVSLKEKLSDFNREGNCIRIDLNGGGDYLNVYYGPSLMLTRLAVYPYVQLTVVLIFVLIAIFALLSSKKAEQNKVWVGLSKETAHQLGTPISSLMAWTELLKTQYPQDDLIPAMAEDVERLQMIANRFSKIGSIPELEDADLKALLERVTDYIAHRTSDKVKISTHVPDSLPPVRLNVALFEWVIENLCKNAVDAMGGVGVLVISVQETSRYWCIDVADTGKGIDKRYFETVFAPGYTTKKRGWGLGLSLARRIVVEYHSGSIFVKQSEINKGTIFRIELKK; encoded by the coding sequence ATGCGCTTTATAAAGGAAATCCATCCGATAAAATTCTGGTTGGTATTAGCTGCCATGGTGATAGCTGTTGCCTCTCTTTACGTCTCACATTCTCTGATAAGCGATTTATCTGCTGAAGAACGGGTACGTATGGAAGTGTGGGCGGAAGCAATGAAGAATTTGCAAACTGCAGATGGAAATACGGATTTGACTATGGTCTTGAAAGTTTTGAATGCCAATCATACTATTCCGGTAATCGTGGTTGATCAGAATGAGGATGTACAGACATATAGGAATATAGAACTGTCTTCAGCCGATACAATAGTCTCCTTAAAGGAAAAACTGAGTGATTTTAACCGTGAAGGTAACTGTATTCGCATAGATCTCAATGGTGGTGGCGATTATCTGAATGTATATTATGGACCTTCCCTTATGCTTACCCGGTTGGCTGTTTATCCTTATGTTCAATTAACGGTAGTACTTATTTTTGTTCTTATTGCTATCTTTGCTTTGTTGAGTTCTAAAAAGGCAGAACAGAATAAAGTATGGGTTGGGTTATCCAAGGAAACTGCCCATCAACTGGGAACTCCGATCTCTTCACTGATGGCATGGACGGAATTACTGAAGACACAATACCCACAGGATGATTTGATTCCTGCTATGGCGGAAGATGTGGAGCGTTTACAGATGATTGCTAATCGTTTCTCTAAAATCGGTTCTATTCCTGAGCTGGAGGATGCTGATTTAAAAGCTCTGTTGGAACGGGTGACGGATTATATAGCCCACCGTACTTCAGATAAGGTGAAAATCAGTACCCATGTACCCGATTCACTTCCCCCTGTGCGGCTGAATGTTGCTCTGTTTGAATGGGTGATAGAAAATCTTTGTAAGAATGCTGTTGATGCAATGGGTGGAGTAGGAGTATTGGTTATTTCGGTACAGGAAACGTCAAGATATTGGTGTATTGATGTGGCAGATACGGGGAAAGGAATTGACAAACGATATTTTGAAACGGTCTTTGCTCCTGGCTATACCACTAAGAAAAGGGGATGGGGATTGGGCCTTTCATTAGCACGAAGGATTGTGGTTGAGTATCATTCTGGATCCATTTTTGTGAAGCAATCGGAGATCAATAAGGGGACGATATTCAGAATAGAGCTTAAAAAATGA
- a CDS encoding RagB/SusD family nutrient uptake outer membrane protein, whose product MKKYKNLLLALFVALASGCSDMLNIKPTSFISDEAIWEDKVLIDKFVANTYGSMLCGFNRCTAGFGQNWSMSWAGNMDSATDDFASVSDSPIYTQLNKDAITAQSCPFVSEIWIQEYLVIRKCNTIIERVAGVDDKVLTAKEKLRIDAEARFLRAFCYFDLGRTFGKAPLILKAQNLEEDLLVAPSSFAEIVEFVKDECDLYADNLPLTYPEEEAGHATKGAFLALKSRALLYLASPLNSEDDARKWDDAAVAAQAVMDLHVYELYKVGETPYRSMEFDKTAANKEVIFERRFSFPEAPHNIHMMWSLDAEDAGSWNGLYPTQNLVDAYETIDGKLIDDPTNTMYDAQDPYSNRDARFYQSIIYNGSTWETYLMSMVTNTVDPSKNGSCKPRLGKARCGYGPKKFIEELDPSTNIYGGYAQSNNWPYFRYAEVLLNYAEAKNESLSVPDESVYNAVNEVRARSNQPNLPTGLSKEEMRKRIKNERRVELLLEEHRFYDLRRWKDGNVLAEPIMGMNIYNNNITLKYEISKVEDRVFTGEHYYLPIPLSEQEKNPLLKE is encoded by the coding sequence ATGAAAAAGTATAAGAATTTATTGTTGGCATTGTTTGTGGCTTTGGCATCTGGTTGCTCTGATATGCTGAATATTAAGCCTACTTCTTTTATTTCCGATGAAGCCATTTGGGAAGATAAAGTTTTGATAGATAAATTTGTGGCTAATACATACGGTTCAATGTTGTGTGGGTTCAACAGATGTACTGCCGGGTTCGGACAAAACTGGTCCATGTCATGGGCCGGGAATATGGATTCTGCTACAGACGATTTTGCCAGTGTATCCGATTCACCTATTTATACACAGTTGAATAAAGATGCAATCACCGCCCAAAGTTGCCCGTTTGTCAGTGAAATCTGGATTCAGGAATACCTTGTGATACGGAAGTGTAATACTATTATTGAGCGTGTTGCCGGTGTCGATGATAAAGTACTGACTGCAAAGGAGAAATTGAGAATAGATGCTGAAGCTCGCTTCTTGCGTGCATTCTGTTATTTCGATTTAGGCCGTACTTTTGGTAAAGCTCCATTGATACTTAAAGCCCAGAATCTGGAAGAGGATTTGTTGGTAGCTCCCTCCTCATTTGCTGAAATTGTAGAATTCGTAAAAGATGAATGTGATCTATATGCTGATAATTTACCTTTGACTTATCCGGAAGAAGAAGCCGGTCATGCCACGAAAGGAGCTTTCCTGGCACTGAAATCGCGGGCTCTGTTGTATTTGGCCAGTCCGTTGAATAGTGAGGATGATGCCCGGAAATGGGATGATGCAGCAGTTGCGGCTCAGGCTGTAATGGATTTACATGTCTATGAACTCTACAAAGTGGGTGAAACCCCTTATCGCTCTATGGAATTTGATAAAACAGCTGCTAATAAGGAAGTTATTTTTGAGCGTCGTTTTTCTTTTCCCGAAGCTCCTCACAATATTCATATGATGTGGAGTTTGGATGCTGAGGATGCCGGGTCATGGAATGGTTTGTATCCTACCCAGAATTTAGTAGATGCTTATGAGACTATTGACGGAAAACTGATTGATGATCCTACAAATACAATGTATGATGCCCAGGACCCGTATTCAAACAGGGATGCCCGTTTTTATCAAAGTATCATTTATAATGGTTCAACGTGGGAAACTTATCTGATGTCTATGGTGACCAATACTGTAGACCCGTCGAAAAACGGATCGTGCAAACCCAGATTAGGAAAGGCTCGCTGTGGGTATGGACCGAAGAAGTTCATTGAAGAATTAGATCCTTCTACTAATATATATGGAGGATACGCTCAAAGTAACAACTGGCCGTATTTCCGCTATGCCGAAGTATTGCTGAATTACGCAGAGGCAAAAAATGAATCGCTGAGTGTACCTGATGAAAGTGTATATAATGCAGTCAACGAGGTGCGTGCACGTTCCAATCAGCCCAATCTGCCCACTGGCTTGTCTAAAGAAGAAATGCGGAAACGAATCAAGAATGAGCGTAGAGTAGAATTATTGTTAGAAGAACACCGCTTTTATGATTTACGCCGTTGGAAAGATGGAAATGTGCTGGCGGAACCGATTATGGGTATGAATATCTATAATAATAATATTACATTGAAATATGAAATTTCTAAAGTGGAAGACCGGGTATTTACGGGAGAGCACTATTATTTACCAATTCCGCTTTCTGAACAAGAAAAGAATCCTTTGCTGAAAGAATAG
- a CDS encoding beta-glucosidase, with product MNLKKVFTTFFICCVVFGSVAQNKRQPSIPGDIEIEKKIEALISKMSIEEKIGQMIQLEVNMVTYTDPEYSTEALLSKSEKELAEIIRKFDLGFYYDSKSMTDANGRPLPEAGYQFYTLSRAINNELGFKLDNDKLDLVFNTYHVGSILNMLGGSYASDVRTWHDAIRQIQESSLKHLNIPCVYGLDQVHGTNYSKGGTLFPQHIGMVATFNRDLAKRMGEICAYETRACGVPWIFGPTLDIGRKASWPRQYEGVGEDPYLAAEMGVSYLSGLQGDDPNHIGKYHVGTCLKHYFGYGAPDNGIDRTPANITEQDLREKHYAPFLRAFRSGALSAMTNSSILNGMNGVVNKRYLTNWLKEDLNWDGMIVTDWGDIENIRVRDHIAPTKKEAIKLAVNAGVDMMMVPSEYGYGSLLKELVDDGSVSMDRINDAVRRILRLKFRIGLFEMPYTDVEDYPLFGSNEHAAVAKQMAIESEVLLKNENQTLPLKRGKKILICGPNANTMRGLNGGWSYSWQGNNVETFTTSYNTILKAMQNKFGVENIIYEPGVTYAEKEEWYVENTPEIEKVIEKAGAADYIMVCIGENSYAETTGNINDLNLSHNQKSLVKAVQTVGKPVILILNQGRPRLISDLVPDAQAVVNIMLPGNYGGDALADLVAGDENFSGRLPFTYPSHPNSFTTYDFKVCENRETMPGIYNYEAHTNVQWWFGEGLSYTKFDYSNFRVNKTKFTAKDELVFTVDVKNTGECKGKEVVMLFSSDLYASLIPDNRRLRAFDKIELEPGESKTVSLKIRGTDLAFVGAGGKWLLEKGDFNMMIGGKFLNITCVEDYCCTTPNIE from the coding sequence ATGAATTTGAAGAAAGTATTTACGACTTTTTTTATCTGTTGTGTAGTTTTTGGTAGTGTAGCCCAAAATAAAAGACAACCTTCTATTCCGGGTGATATTGAAATAGAGAAGAAAATCGAAGCCCTGATTTCAAAAATGTCGATAGAAGAGAAAATAGGGCAGATGATCCAATTGGAAGTAAATATGGTGACATATACCGATCCTGAGTATAGTACCGAGGCATTACTATCAAAGTCCGAAAAAGAGTTAGCAGAGATAATCCGGAAGTTTGATCTGGGTTTCTACTATGATAGTAAAAGTATGACTGATGCCAATGGTCGCCCCTTACCGGAAGCCGGCTATCAGTTTTACACACTTTCACGAGCCATAAATAATGAGCTTGGCTTCAAACTTGATAATGATAAATTAGATTTAGTTTTCAATACGTATCATGTCGGCTCAATATTAAATATGTTGGGAGGCAGTTACGCTTCGGATGTACGCACCTGGCACGATGCAATCAGACAGATTCAGGAATCATCATTGAAACATCTGAATATTCCATGTGTCTATGGGCTGGACCAAGTGCATGGGACCAACTATTCCAAAGGAGGCACTTTGTTTCCTCAACATATTGGCATGGTAGCCACTTTCAATCGTGATTTGGCAAAACGTATGGGAGAAATTTGTGCTTATGAAACAAGGGCATGCGGTGTGCCCTGGATATTTGGTCCGACTCTGGATATCGGACGCAAAGCCTCCTGGCCCCGTCAATATGAGGGAGTTGGCGAAGATCCGTATCTGGCAGCGGAGATGGGTGTGTCTTATCTCTCCGGCTTACAAGGAGATGATCCTAACCACATCGGTAAATATCATGTAGGTACATGTCTGAAACACTATTTCGGATATGGAGCGCCGGATAATGGTATTGACCGTACTCCGGCCAATATCACTGAACAGGATTTGAGAGAAAAGCATTATGCGCCTTTTCTTAGAGCCTTTCGTTCGGGAGCTTTGTCGGCCATGACCAACTCTTCCATATTAAACGGCATGAATGGCGTGGTCAATAAGCGCTATTTGACAAATTGGTTGAAAGAAGATCTGAACTGGGATGGAATGATTGTGACCGATTGGGGAGATATTGAGAATATTCGTGTTCGGGACCACATAGCGCCCACTAAAAAAGAAGCGATAAAGCTGGCGGTTAATGCTGGTGTAGACATGATGATGGTACCTTCTGAATATGGTTATGGTTCCCTATTGAAAGAATTGGTAGATGATGGTTCTGTTTCGATGGATCGGATCAATGATGCAGTGCGGCGTATTTTACGTTTAAAATTTCGTATCGGATTATTTGAAATGCCTTATACGGATGTTGAAGATTATCCATTGTTTGGCAGTAATGAGCATGCCGCTGTTGCTAAACAGATGGCAATAGAATCAGAAGTTTTGCTGAAAAATGAAAATCAGACCCTTCCGTTGAAGCGTGGAAAGAAAATACTGATATGTGGTCCTAATGCGAATACGATGCGTGGACTTAACGGTGGGTGGAGTTATTCATGGCAGGGAAATAATGTGGAAACCTTTACCACATCCTACAATACAATATTGAAAGCCATGCAAAATAAGTTTGGGGTGGAAAATATCATCTATGAACCTGGAGTTACCTATGCTGAAAAGGAAGAATGGTATGTAGAAAATACACCTGAGATAGAAAAAGTGATAGAAAAAGCAGGAGCTGCCGATTATATAATGGTTTGTATCGGTGAGAACTCTTATGCGGAGACAACAGGCAATATAAATGATTTGAACTTATCGCATAACCAGAAGAGCCTGGTGAAGGCAGTACAAACAGTAGGCAAGCCTGTAATTCTGATTTTGAATCAGGGCCGTCCCCGTTTGATTAGTGATCTTGTTCCTGATGCCCAGGCTGTTGTCAATATAATGCTTCCCGGAAATTATGGGGGAGATGCTCTGGCCGACTTGGTTGCAGGTGATGAAAATTTTAGTGGACGTTTGCCTTTTACTTATCCTTCACATCCCAATTCTTTTACAACCTATGACTTTAAGGTGTGCGAGAATCGGGAAACAATGCCTGGTATTTACAACTACGAAGCGCATACAAATGTGCAATGGTGGTTTGGTGAGGGACTTAGTTATACTAAATTCGACTATAGTAATTTCAGAGTGAACAAGACTAAATTCACAGCGAAAGATGAATTAGTTTTTACCGTTGATGTGAAAAATACAGGCGAATGTAAAGGAAAAGAAGTGGTTATGCTTTTCTCTTCGGATTTATATGCTTCTTTGATTCCTGATAACCGTCGTCTCCGGGCTTTTGATAAAATAGAACTGGAACCCGGTGAAAGCAAGACCGTTAGTCTAAAAATCCGGGGCACTGATTTGGCTTTTGTTGGTGCGGGAGGTAAATGGCTGTTGGAAAAAGGAGATTTTAATATGATGATAGGTGGGAAGTTTCTAAATATTACATGCGTTGAAGATTATTGTTGTACTACTCCAAATATTGAATAA
- a CDS encoding DUF6266 family protein: protein MGIINHGILGGFSGKVGPIVGFRWKSNYYIRSRAAKVSNPRTPKQQAQRGKFSTVFSFLKTIKPFIRLGYKEFSQEKSAFNSAMSYMLKKAVNSNGTEITIDFNCALVSMGTLMPVFNGTATLCKGQMLFNWYNNSGIGNAENADMAMLLVYNKDKEIAIYNTEAALRSDGYAELPLPNDWYDDELITYLSFRSVDGNSVANSIRLSVSIMEEITGDTEKREVIALVPSEKLFSFQHLNIASPIVAHIPSVFYDEDRLCESRPPT, encoded by the coding sequence ATGGGAATTATCAATCACGGCATTTTGGGAGGCTTCTCCGGTAAAGTGGGCCCAATAGTAGGGTTTCGCTGGAAGTCCAACTACTATATCCGTTCGCGTGCTGCTAAAGTCAGCAATCCTCGCACACCTAAACAACAGGCACAACGTGGTAAGTTTTCCACGGTTTTCAGTTTTCTTAAAACAATCAAACCCTTCATACGACTTGGTTACAAGGAGTTCTCACAAGAAAAATCTGCCTTTAATTCTGCTATGTCCTATATGCTGAAGAAAGCAGTGAACAGTAATGGAACTGAAATTACAATCGACTTTAATTGTGCCTTGGTATCTATGGGGACTTTGATGCCCGTATTTAACGGTACAGCTACGCTGTGTAAGGGGCAAATGCTATTTAACTGGTACAATAACAGTGGGATCGGAAATGCAGAAAATGCAGATATGGCCATGCTGTTGGTTTACAACAAGGATAAAGAAATTGCTATTTATAATACAGAAGCGGCTCTTCGTTCTGATGGGTATGCCGAACTGCCACTTCCGAATGACTGGTATGACGATGAACTGATAACTTATCTTAGTTTTCGCAGTGTTGATGGAAATAGTGTAGCTAATAGTATTCGTCTGTCGGTGTCGATAATGGAAGAAATTACAGGTGATACCGAAAAACGGGAAGTAATTGCCCTGGTTCCTTCTGAAAAACTATTCTCCTTTCAGCATTTGAATATTGCATCTCCTATAGTGGCACACATTCCATCTGTTTTTTATGACGAAGACCGTCTATGCGAAAGTAGGCCGCCTACTTAG
- the rpmF gene encoding 50S ribosomal protein L32, with protein MAHPKRRQSKTRTAKRRTHDKAVAPTLAICPNCGEWHVYHTVCGACGYYRGKLAIEKEAAV; from the coding sequence ATGGCACATCCTAAGAGAAGACAGTCTAAAACAAGAACTGCAAAGAGAAGAACTCATGATAAGGCAGTAGCTCCTACATTGGCAATTTGCCCGAACTGTGGCGAATGGCATGTATATCACACTGTGTGTGGTGCTTGCGGATATTACAGAGGCAAGCTTGCTATTGAGAAAGAAGCTGCTGTTTAA
- the bglX gene encoding beta-glucosidase BglX, with product MKKQILLSLFFLAAYAAAMHSQEKANTMETFIKNLMDKMTVKEKIGQLNLTVSGGFVAGETLEKGLNPLEQRIADGEVGGLFGLKNAAVIKKWQKVAVENSRLHIPLIFGLDVIHGYDVTFPIPLALASSWNMELIEQVARTSAIEASSDGVCWVYSPMVDICHDSRWGRIAESAGEDPYLGSVIAKAWVKGYQINNDLSRKDNVMACVKHYALYGAAEAGRDYNTVDMSRQKAMNEYMLPYKAACEQGAGSYMASFNEFEGIPVTANKYLLDDVLRKQWGFNGFVVTDYTGTMELTNHGIGNEVEVTARALKAGIDMDMVSEYFSQHLEEALEKGIIELADIDKACRRVLEAKYKLGLFDNPYKYCDEKRAKETLGTRSHVEQARKAARESQVLLKNEGNLLPLKKSSKVALVGPLGDRAQDMLGCWSGNSEIVRPISLLEGLKEAVGPMGTVTFAEGSYLVADKELEKILVGNSMGFASSGGRRYGVHERSEEEMLQEAIAIAQKSDIIIAALGENINMNGEGASRSEPDIPEPQQKLLKALVKTGKPVVLVLFTGRPLVLSWEDEHIPAILNAWFLGVQAGPAIADVLFGDANPSGKITASFPRNVGQLPIHYNHKNTGRPQESDDAGYVRFKSNYIDVVNAPLYPFGFGLSYTTYEYGEITLSSKTIPINGKLTAKINIKNTGKRSGKETVQLYIRDVYSTSTRPVKELKAFKQVALEAGESREVTFEITVDDLKYYNHDLQYVCEPGDFEVLIGPNSRDLKMSMFTVLK from the coding sequence ATGAAAAAGCAAATTTTATTATCGCTGTTTTTCCTGGCCGCTTATGCTGCTGCGATGCACTCTCAGGAAAAGGCAAATACCATGGAGACGTTCATTAAGAACCTGATGGATAAAATGACTGTTAAGGAAAAGATTGGTCAGCTCAATTTAACGGTTAGTGGTGGATTCGTTGCCGGTGAGACTCTTGAAAAAGGACTTAATCCATTGGAACAGCGAATTGCGGATGGAGAAGTCGGAGGTTTGTTTGGGCTTAAAAATGCAGCCGTCATAAAGAAATGGCAAAAGGTAGCTGTTGAAAATAGCCGTTTGCATATCCCGCTGATTTTTGGTCTGGATGTGATACATGGTTATGATGTGACATTTCCCATTCCTCTTGCTCTGGCTTCTTCTTGGAATATGGAGTTGATAGAACAGGTGGCCCGGACTTCTGCTATTGAAGCGAGTTCCGATGGAGTCTGCTGGGTGTATTCTCCTATGGTGGATATCTGCCATGATTCCCGTTGGGGACGCATCGCTGAGAGTGCGGGAGAAGATCCTTATTTGGGTAGTGTCATAGCTAAAGCCTGGGTCAAAGGATATCAGATTAATAATGATTTAAGCCGGAAGGATAATGTTATGGCATGCGTCAAACACTATGCATTATATGGTGCTGCTGAGGCTGGGCGGGATTATAATACGGTCGATATGAGCCGTCAAAAGGCAATGAATGAATATATGCTGCCGTATAAAGCTGCTTGTGAGCAGGGGGCGGGTAGCTATATGGCATCTTTCAATGAATTTGAAGGTATACCGGTTACTGCTAATAAATATTTGCTAGATGATGTCCTCCGTAAACAATGGGGATTTAATGGATTTGTCGTAACAGATTATACGGGGACGATGGAATTGACTAATCATGGAATCGGTAATGAAGTGGAGGTTACAGCACGTGCCTTAAAAGCTGGAATAGATATGGATATGGTGAGTGAATACTTCTCACAGCATTTGGAAGAGGCTTTGGAGAAAGGTATCATTGAACTGGCTGATATCGATAAGGCTTGCAGGCGTGTGCTGGAAGCTAAATATAAGTTAGGCTTATTCGATAATCCATATAAATATTGTGATGAGAAACGTGCAAAAGAAACATTAGGAACCCGGAGTCATGTGGAACAGGCTCGTAAAGCGGCTCGGGAAAGTCAGGTCTTGCTTAAAAATGAAGGAAATTTGTTGCCTCTGAAAAAGAGTTCAAAAGTGGCTTTGGTAGGACCCTTGGGAGATAGAGCACAGGATATGCTTGGATGTTGGAGTGGTAATTCTGAGATAGTCAGACCTATATCACTATTAGAAGGATTGAAGGAAGCGGTCGGGCCAATGGGAACTGTCACCTTTGCAGAAGGAAGTTATCTGGTGGCTGATAAGGAATTGGAGAAGATATTGGTTGGCAATTCTATGGGCTTCGCTTCTTCTGGTGGCAGAAGATATGGTGTTCATGAACGTTCCGAAGAAGAAATGTTGCAAGAAGCCATTGCTATTGCTCAGAAATCTGATATCATTATTGCTGCTTTAGGAGAAAATATAAATATGAATGGAGAGGGGGCTTCTCGTTCCGAACCGGATATTCCGGAACCACAGCAAAAACTATTGAAAGCATTGGTGAAGACTGGAAAACCGGTAGTACTTGTGCTTTTTACGGGGCGGCCACTTGTCTTATCCTGGGAAGATGAACATATTCCAGCGATACTTAATGCATGGTTTTTGGGTGTGCAGGCTGGTCCGGCTATTGCAGATGTATTATTTGGAGATGCCAATCCGAGTGGAAAAATCACGGCTTCGTTCCCGCGTAATGTAGGGCAATTGCCTATTCATTATAACCATAAAAACACGGGACGTCCGCAAGAAAGTGATGATGCCGGGTATGTTCGTTTCAAGAGTAATTATATTGATGTTGTTAATGCGCCTCTATATCCGTTTGGTTTTGGTTTAAGTTATACTACCTATGAATATGGCGAAATTACTCTTTCCAGTAAAACGATACCTATAAATGGTAAGTTGACGGCCAAGATAAATATAAAAAATACAGGGAAGAGAAGCGGTAAGGAGACTGTTCAATTATATATTCGCGATGTATATAGCACAAGCACCAGACCTGTAAAGGAGCTGAAGGCTTTTAAACAAGTAGCGTTAGAGGCTGGAGAGAGTAGGGAGGTTACTTTTGAAATAACTGTTGATGACTTGAAGTATTATAATCATGACTTACAATATGTATGTGAACCTGGCGATTTTGAGGTTTTGATTGGACCGAATAGTCGTGATCTCAAAATGTCTATGTTTACTGTCTTAAAATAG
- a CDS encoding YceD family protein — translation MGKFDKYKIDLKGMQADSCKYEFVLDNLFYANIDGPEVQKGKVNVTLVVKKTSRAFELNFQTDGMVWVPCDRCLDDMEQPVSSTDKLMVKFGHEYAEEGDNLIVIPEEEGEINVAWFMYEFIALAIPMKHVHAPGKCNKAVSSKLHKHLRTKADEDDAEDEIFIEGEDALPGGDVEETQIDPRWNELKKILDNN, via the coding sequence TTGGGAAAGTTTGATAAATACAAAATTGATTTGAAAGGCATGCAGGCAGACTCTTGTAAGTATGAGTTTGTACTGGATAACCTTTTTTATGCTAACATTGATGGACCAGAAGTACAAAAGGGTAAGGTTAATGTTACGCTGGTTGTAAAGAAAACATCTCGTGCTTTCGAATTGAACTTCCAGACGGATGGAATGGTATGGGTACCGTGTGACCGCTGCCTGGATGATATGGAACAACCGGTAAGCTCTACAGATAAGCTGATGGTGAAGTTCGGTCATGAGTATGCTGAAGAAGGTGATAACCTCATTGTGATTCCCGAAGAAGAAGGAGAGATCAATGTGGCATGGTTTATGTATGAGTTTATTGCATTGGCTATTCCGATGAAGCATGTACATGCTCCCGGAAAGTGTAACAAGGCAGTGAGCAGTAAGTTGCATAAGCATTTACGGACGAAAGCGGACGAAGATGATGCGGAAGATGAAATCTTTATTGAAGGTGAAGATGCACTGCCGGGAGGTGATGTAGAGGAAACTCAGATTGATCCGCGCTGGAACGAATTAAAGAAAATATTAGATAACAATTAA